In the genome of Candidatus Limnocylindria bacterium, the window CGACGGCGGTGCCGCCCACGCTCTTCCCGACATCGTGGCACCCGGAGAACTACGCCGAGGTGTGGTCGAAGCAGCCGTGGGGCCGCTTCTTCGCGAACACCTTCTTCATCGCTGGCGCGAGCGTCGCCGGGGAGATCGTCATCGCGGTCCTCGCCGCGTACGCCTTCGCGCAGATGAACTTCCGCGGCAAGAACGTGCTCTTCGCGCTGTTCCTCGCGACCTACATGATGCCGGGCGAAGCGACGCTCATACCGAACTTCGTGATGATGAGCAAAGCGCCACCCGGCGTGAACCCGCTCTTCCCGATCCCGCGCCTCAACCTCTACGACACCTACGCCGCACAGATCCTTCCCTTCCTCGCGAGCGCGTTCTCGGTGTTCCTCCTACGCCAACAGTTCCTCGCGATACCGAAGGAGCTGCGCGACGCGGCGGTCATCGACGGCGCCGGTCACGCGCGCTTCCTGT includes:
- a CDS encoding carbohydrate ABC transporter permease, coding for MNTPQVLPRVITRPMRPRVPAITSTLFKHLLLILAGIFVAYPFYFMVTSAFKEFFEATAVPPTLFPTSWHPENYAEVWSKQPWGRFFANTFFIAGASVAGEIVIAVLAAYAFAQMNFRGKNVLFALFLATYMMPGEATLIPNFVMMSKAPPGVNPLFPIPRLNLYDTYAAQILPFLASAFSVFLLRQQFLAIPKELRDAAVIDGAGHARFLWSIVLPISVPALVTVAILSFYASWNSFQWPFIVTSSAAVRPIQVALNAFSAEAGSHYHLLMAAASLVVAPIVLLYLIGQRFLVQGVARTGIRG